Proteins encoded together in one Salvelinus fontinalis isolate EN_2023a chromosome 6, ASM2944872v1, whole genome shotgun sequence window:
- the LOC129856838 gene encoding 39S ribosomal protein L13, mitochondrial-like isoform X1, producing the protein MSSFTKSAQQWATFARSWYLIDARMQPPGKIATMCAIRLQGKHKPIYHALSDIGDHVVVMNTRHIAFSGNKWEQKIYSSHTQYPGGFKQVTATQLHLKDPKAIVKLAVYGMLPRNLSRRTMMQRLHLFPEDDLPEDILLNLTEELPQPREIPRRLNEYSQEEREAFPTLWTPPEDYRMK; encoded by the exons ATGTCCAGTTTTACTAAATCTGCCCAG CAATGGGCTACCTTTGCCAGGTCGTGGTACCTGATAGATGCTCGGATGCAGCCTCCAGGGAAGATTGCCACTATGTGTGCAATCAGGCTACAGGGGAAACACAAACCTATCTACCATGCACTGA GTGATATTGGAGACCATGTAGTAGTCATGAACACCAGACACATAGCCTTCTCTGGGAACAAATGGGAACAGAAGATATACTCCTCTCACACCCA GTACCCGGGGGGATTTAAACAAGTCACAGCCACCCAGCTACATTTGAAAGACCCCAAAGCG atAGTGAAGCTGGCAGTGTACGGGATGCTGCCTAGGAACCTCTCCAGAAGGACCATGATGCAACGGCTACACCTCTTCCCTGAAGAT GATCTTCCTGAGGACATCCTTCTGAACCTGACAGAGGAGCTGCCTCAGCCCAGAGAGATCCCTCGCAGACTGAATGAGTACAGCCAGGAGGAACGAGAAGCCTTCCCCACTCTATGGACCCC ACCTGAAGACTACAGGATGAAGTGA
- the LOC129856838 gene encoding 39S ribosomal protein L13, mitochondrial-like isoform X2 produces MSSFTKSAQQWATFARSWYLIDARMQPPGKIATMCAIRLQGKHKPIYHALSDIGDHVVVMNTRHIAFSGNKWEQKIYSSHTQYPGGFKQVTATQLHLKDPKAIVKLAVYGMLPRNLSRRTMMQRLHLFPEDDLPEDILLNLTEELPQPREIPRRLNEYSQEEREAFPTLWTP; encoded by the exons ATGTCCAGTTTTACTAAATCTGCCCAG CAATGGGCTACCTTTGCCAGGTCGTGGTACCTGATAGATGCTCGGATGCAGCCTCCAGGGAAGATTGCCACTATGTGTGCAATCAGGCTACAGGGGAAACACAAACCTATCTACCATGCACTGA GTGATATTGGAGACCATGTAGTAGTCATGAACACCAGACACATAGCCTTCTCTGGGAACAAATGGGAACAGAAGATATACTCCTCTCACACCCA GTACCCGGGGGGATTTAAACAAGTCACAGCCACCCAGCTACATTTGAAAGACCCCAAAGCG atAGTGAAGCTGGCAGTGTACGGGATGCTGCCTAGGAACCTCTCCAGAAGGACCATGATGCAACGGCTACACCTCTTCCCTGAAGAT GATCTTCCTGAGGACATCCTTCTGAACCTGACAGAGGAGCTGCCTCAGCCCAGAGAGATCCCTCGCAGACTGAATGAGTACAGCCAGGAGGAACGAGAAGCCTTCCCCACTCTATGGACCCCGTGA